One genomic region from Nymphaea colorata isolate Beijing-Zhang1983 chromosome 12, ASM883128v2, whole genome shotgun sequence encodes:
- the LOC116265253 gene encoding probable inorganic phosphate transporter 1-3, producing the protein MENGGGHKVLDAFDSSKTRPFHFRAIVIAGMGFFTDAYDLFSISLCTKLLGRLYYFEGNKDRPGSLPPNVSAAVNGVALCGTLAGQLFFGWLGDKVGRKTVYGYTLIMMVICSIASGLSLTTEPKAVMTTLCFFRFWLGFGIGGDYPLSAVIMAEYANKKTRGAFISAVFAMQGFGILASGIISLMVSAGFRHKYPAPAYQDDMVASTVHQADYVWRIILMFGAVPAALTYYWRIRMPEPPRYTALVKHDVERAERDAQKVIGRERFAVEANLEQEHRPRERQPVGVAEEWGLFSPEFAQRHGLQLVATTTTWFLLDIAFYSQNLFQKDVLTNVGWIPKAKTMNAIEEVYRISRAQTLIALCATIPGYWVTIALIDIIGRVTIQLIGFFCMTVFMFALAIPYDHWKQKDNRIGFVVMYSLTFFFANFGPNTTTFVVPAEVFPARVRSTCHGISAASGKAGAIIGAFGFLYAAQSKDKTQTDPGYPPGIGIKNALIVLGVTNALGFFISWVLPEPKGKTLEEASGETNPKQVKSKLMTR; encoded by the coding sequence ATGGAAAACGGCGGCGGGCACAAGGTGCTCGATGCCTTCGACAGCTCCAAGACTCGCCCTTTTCACTTCCGCGCGATTGTTATCGCGGGGATGGGCTTCTTCACGGACGCCTATGACCTGTTCAGCATCTCCCTATGCACCAAGCTGCTGGGAAGACTGTATTATTTTGAAGGCAACAAAGATCGCCCGGGTTCGCTGCCCCCCAATGTATCTGCTGCCGTCAATGGCGTCGCTCTTTGTGGCACTCTAGCCGGCCAACTGTTCTTCGGGTGGCTCGGCGATAAGGTAGGGAGGAAGACGGTGTACGGGTACACCCTGATTATGATGGTTATCTGCTCCATCGCCTCCGGTCTCTCCCTGACGACTGAGCCCAAGGCTGTGATGACGACCCTTTGCTTCTTCCGCTTCTGGCTTGGCTTCGGCATTGGCGGCGACTACCCACTGTCGGCCGTCATCATGGCTGAGTACGCCAACAAGAAGACGAGGGGCGCGTTCATATCTGCCGTCTTTGCCATGCAGGGGTTCGGCATCCTGGCCAGCGGGATCATCTCCCTCATGGTTTCCGCTGGGTTCAGGCACAAGTACCCAGCCCCGGCTTACCAGGACGACATGGTGGCTTCGACCGTGCATCAGGCCGACTACGTGTGGAGGATCATCCTCATGTTCGGCGCCGTCCCTGCAGCTCTCACGTACTATTGGAGGATACGGATGCCGGAGCCGCCGAGATATACGGCTCTGGTGAAGCACGATGTGGAGCGAGCAGAGCGAGATGCACAGAAGGTGATAGGGAGAGAAAGGTTCGCTGTAGAAGCAAACTTGGAGCAAGAGCACAGGCCGAGAGAGAGGCAACCTGTTGGAGTAGCCGAGGAATGGGGCCTCTTTAGCCCAGAATTCGCTCAGAGGCACGGCTTACAGTTGGTGGCCACAACCACCACATGGTTCCTCCTTGACATTGCTTTCTACAGCCAGAACCTGTTCCAGAAGGACGTCTTGACTAACGTGGGGTGGATCCCTAAAGCCAAGACCATGAATGCCATCGAAGAGGTATACAGGATTTCACGCGCACAGACCCTGATTGCTCTCTGCGCCACAATTCCCGGCTACTGGGTCACCATCGCGCTCATCGACATCATCGGCCGAGTTACTATACAGTTGATAGGCTTCTTCTGCATGACCGTGTTCATGTTCGCTCTTGCCATCCCCTACGACCACTGGAAGCAGAAGGACAACCGCATCGGCTTCGTGGTGATGTACTCCCTCACCTTCTTCTTTGCCAACTTTGGTCCCAACACCACCACCTTCGTTGTTCCAGCGGAGGTTTTCCCGGCAAGGGTGAGGAGCACCTGCCACGGCATCTCCGCTGCCTCCGGCAAAGCTGGTGCTATTATCGGCGCATTCGGGTTCCTCTACGCTGCGCAAAGCAAGGACAAGACCCAGACCGACCCAGGCTACCCACCTGGTATTGGTATCAAGAACGCCCTCATCGTCCTGGGGGTGACCAATGCTCTCGGCTTCTTCATCAGTTGGGTGCTTCCTGAACCCAAAGGCAAGACGCTCGAGGAAGCGTCAGGAGAGACA